The following proteins come from a genomic window of Verrucomicrobiota bacterium:
- a CDS encoding sigma-54-dependent Fis family transcriptional regulator, translating to MNVLIIDDEKSIRTSTAVAIKAAGHQADTADNGTVALLKLQEEAYDLVFLDLRLGNEDGLEILEQIKRQSPQVAVVVFTAYATVASAVAAIQRGAFDYLEKPFTPEHLRQLLVKVEKQRRLETRLNELQDEVQRATPDLEIISEDPQVQAVHDVLVRAAPTQAPILLLGESGTGKSALARFVHAHSSTTEGPFVTVSCPSLTRELLESELFGHVKGAFTGAIRDSWGKVAAAESGTLFLDEIGELPLEIQPKLLRLLHEHQYERLGEHKTRVSNARIIAATNKDLKEAVRKGGFREDLYYRLDVISVQLPPLRERKADLLALADSFLAFYSAQLKREPVRFSEEARKRLVAYTWPGNIRELRNTVERAVILSHDQVIDQHFIPVAASSDADGEDPIVGASVTLETLEEAHIRKILRKTASLDAAAKTLGIDPATLYRKRKRLNL from the coding sequence ATGAACGTCCTCATTATCGACGACGAAAAGTCGATTCGCACCTCAACGGCGGTGGCGATCAAGGCTGCCGGCCACCAGGCAGATACCGCTGATAACGGCACCGTAGCTCTCCTGAAACTGCAGGAAGAGGCTTACGATCTGGTGTTTCTCGATCTCCGGCTTGGCAATGAGGATGGCCTGGAAATCCTCGAACAGATCAAACGGCAGTCGCCGCAGGTCGCGGTCGTCGTTTTCACGGCTTACGCGACCGTTGCTTCCGCGGTTGCCGCCATCCAGCGCGGTGCCTTCGATTATCTCGAAAAACCGTTCACGCCGGAGCACCTCCGCCAGTTGCTTGTAAAGGTGGAGAAACAACGCCGGCTCGAGACCCGGCTTAACGAGCTCCAGGATGAGGTGCAACGCGCCACGCCTGACCTGGAGATCATCTCTGAGGACCCGCAGGTGCAGGCCGTCCATGACGTGCTGGTCCGGGCTGCTCCGACGCAGGCGCCGATCCTTTTGCTGGGTGAGAGCGGCACGGGTAAGAGCGCCCTGGCCAGGTTCGTCCACGCCCACAGTTCCACCACGGAGGGGCCCTTCGTGACGGTCAGTTGTCCCAGCCTGACGCGCGAATTGCTGGAGAGCGAGTTGTTCGGACACGTCAAAGGCGCCTTCACCGGCGCCATCCGCGACAGTTGGGGCAAGGTTGCCGCGGCCGAATCCGGCACGCTCTTTCTGGATGAAATCGGCGAGCTGCCCCTGGAAATCCAGCCCAAGCTGCTTCGCCTCCTGCATGAACATCAGTATGAGCGCCTGGGCGAACACAAGACCCGGGTTTCTAACGCACGGATCATTGCCGCAACCAACAAGGATTTGAAAGAGGCAGTCCGTAAAGGCGGCTTCCGGGAAGACTTATACTACCGCCTGGACGTGATCTCCGTCCAGCTCCCGCCGTTGCGCGAACGTAAGGCTGACCTGCTGGCTCTGGCCGATTCGTTCCTGGCATTCTACAGTGCCCAGCTTAAGCGCGAACCTGTTCGCTTCAGCGAAGAAGCAAGGAAGCGACTGGTTGCTTACACGTGGCCCGGGAACATTCGCGAACTCAGAAATACCGTGGAGCGGGCGGTCATCCTCTCGCATGACCAGGTCATCGATCAGCATTTTATTCCGGTGGCCGCATCATCCGACGCCGACGGCGAGGACCCGATCGTGGGAGCCAGTGTGACGCTGGAAACGCTGGAAGAAGCGCACATCCGGAAGATCTTGCGCAAAACCGCCAGCCTTGATGCCGCAGCCAAGACATTAGGAATTGATCCGGCAACGCTTTACCGCAAACGCAAACGGCTGAACCTTTAG
- a CDS encoding class II fructose-bisphosphate aldolase, protein MIVTTADLYKLAYSKYAVGAYNVNNLEQILGLFRGCMESQAPFIIQLSKGARQYADKRMLEALIRTAEQMYPEAVFAVHLDHGDESTCYDCIDSGFYSSVMIDASHEPFEENVAITKRVVERAHAKGISVESELGRLGGVEEDVQVEEGSAFLTDPKEAVEFVNESGCDALAAAIGTSHGAYKFKGKQSLHFEVLRELQRLLHGVPLVMHGSSSVPTEEVQRINAAGGKLDPEARGVDENEYLPAAQLGVTKINIDTDGRLVWTRVHREFFRDHPEMFDFRPPGKTFVAEYAKFIARKNEKLGSAGKLSEVRETLTKKPA, encoded by the coding sequence ATGATCGTCACCACTGCTGATCTCTATAAGCTTGCGTACAGTAAGTACGCAGTCGGGGCTTACAACGTCAACAACCTTGAACAGATCCTGGGGTTGTTTCGGGGGTGCATGGAGTCGCAGGCGCCCTTTATTATCCAGTTGTCGAAGGGCGCGCGCCAGTATGCCGACAAACGCATGTTGGAAGCCTTGATTCGCACGGCCGAGCAGATGTACCCCGAAGCTGTCTTTGCCGTACACCTTGATCATGGCGATGAATCCACTTGTTACGATTGCATCGACTCGGGCTTTTACAGCTCGGTGATGATCGACGCCAGCCATGAACCTTTTGAAGAAAACGTGGCCATCACCAAACGCGTCGTCGAACGCGCGCATGCCAAAGGCATAAGCGTCGAATCTGAGTTGGGCCGGTTGGGCGGCGTGGAAGAAGACGTGCAGGTCGAGGAGGGCAGTGCTTTTCTGACCGACCCCAAAGAGGCGGTGGAGTTCGTGAACGAGAGCGGCTGCGATGCCTTGGCGGCCGCCATTGGTACCAGCCACGGCGCGTACAAGTTCAAGGGCAAACAGAGCCTGCACTTTGAGGTGCTGCGCGAACTGCAGCGCTTGCTGCACGGTGTGCCGCTGGTCATGCACGGCAGCTCCAGCGTACCCACCGAGGAGGTGCAGCGCATCAATGCGGCCGGCGGGAAGCTGGACCCGGAGGCGCGCGGGGTCGATGAAAATGAATACCTGCCGGCGGCCCAATTGGGCGTCACCAAAATCAACATTGACACCGATGGGCGGCTGGTCTGGACGCGGGTGCACCGGGAATTTTTCCGTGACCACCCCGAGATGTTCGATTTCCGGCCGCCGGGCAAGACGTTTGTGGCCGAATACGCCAAGTTCATTGCCCGTAAGAACGAGAAACTAGGGTCGGCCGGGAAGTTGTCTGAAGTCCGGGAGACTCTGACCAAGAAGCCCGCCTGA
- a CDS encoding DUF111 family protein translates to MRILRVESEAEIDGNQLVGALADLGVNPSSFEWEFSKLEVGDFHMHFERPDGGAGVAFSIHSGATHHDPHEHEHEHEHEHEHEHEPAGASPAHGQPGNGHGSHAHDHEHAHGHGDGHRHSAGVAERNSPADSPDYDLDALRRLVQNSDLSGRSKEISLGLLAQLATSAPAAPGTGTAGGGRGHALSEAELSLLAQTVLIAVGVDQLGIDRIEIAQAAEAGRGSGSAGAHQSTISLDPVITAVQAVLPRGELPAGLRSVKSGIGLPVETRAAGDGGAVRVSLLEG, encoded by the coding sequence ATGCGGATCCTACGCGTCGAAAGTGAGGCCGAAATCGACGGAAATCAGCTGGTGGGTGCACTTGCCGACCTGGGCGTTAATCCATCCAGTTTCGAATGGGAATTTTCCAAGCTTGAAGTTGGGGATTTCCACATGCATTTCGAACGCCCGGACGGGGGTGCCGGCGTAGCATTCTCGATTCACTCGGGCGCAACCCACCACGACCCACACGAACATGAGCATGAGCATGAGCATGAACATGAACATGAACACGAGCCTGCGGGTGCTTCTCCTGCGCATGGACAACCGGGCAACGGCCACGGGTCCCACGCCCATGACCACGAGCACGCCCACGGCCATGGTGATGGCCACCGGCATTCCGCCGGAGTGGCAGAGAGGAACAGTCCCGCGGACAGCCCTGATTATGATCTCGATGCCTTGCGCAGGCTGGTTCAGAACAGCGATCTTTCCGGCCGCAGCAAGGAGATAAGCCTGGGCTTACTGGCGCAATTGGCAACGTCTGCTCCGGCCGCACCCGGCACCGGGACAGCCGGAGGGGGCCGGGGCCATGCCTTGTCTGAGGCAGAGCTCTCGTTGCTTGCGCAAACGGTTCTCATCGCGGTGGGGGTCGACCAACTCGGGATCGACCGGATCGAAATTGCGCAGGCAGCCGAAGCCGGTCGCGGGTCCGGCAGCGCCGGCGCACACCAATCCACCATTTCGCTCGATCCGGTAATAACTGCCGTGCAAGCGGTATTGCCCCGGGGTGAACTGCCCGCCGGACTGCGCAGCGTAAAGTCAGGCATCGGCTTGCCGGTGGAAACGCGCGCGGCCGGTGACGGCGGGGCCGTCCGGGTTTCTTTGCTCGAAGGATAA
- the tal gene encoding transaldolase, whose product MSTATVEKVSQLDQLKNFTKVVADTGDFETMRAYKPQDATTNPSLIFAAAQKPDYAELLERAIADLKNSPLNGHAKVDAAMDNLLVNFGVEILQIVPGRVSTETDARLSFDREGSINKARQLIGLYEKKGIPRERVLIKIASTWEGIKAAEQLQKEGINCNLTLLFSFPQAVACAEAGVRLISPFVGRIYDWYKQSTGKEYRGAEDPGVQSVSKIYHYYKKFGHSTEVMGASFRNTGEIVELAGCDLLTISPNLLEQLANSSDPIERKLDPEKAKTANLDRVTFDEKTFRFEFNEDPMAVEKTAEGIRKFSADIRKLEKIVESKL is encoded by the coding sequence ATGAGCACCGCGACTGTAGAGAAAGTCTCTCAGCTTGATCAACTTAAAAATTTTACCAAAGTCGTTGCCGACACCGGCGACTTTGAGACCATGCGGGCTTACAAGCCGCAGGATGCCACCACCAACCCGAGCCTCATTTTTGCTGCGGCACAAAAACCCGACTACGCAGAACTCCTGGAACGGGCCATCGCCGATTTGAAAAATTCGCCCCTGAACGGCCATGCCAAGGTTGACGCCGCCATGGATAACCTGCTGGTCAATTTCGGGGTGGAGATTCTTCAGATCGTACCTGGCCGCGTATCGACCGAGACCGACGCGCGCCTCTCGTTCGATCGTGAAGGTTCTATCAACAAAGCGCGGCAGCTCATCGGTTTATATGAGAAGAAGGGCATTCCGCGCGAGCGAGTGCTGATCAAGATCGCCTCGACCTGGGAGGGCATTAAAGCTGCCGAGCAACTGCAGAAAGAGGGAATCAACTGCAACCTGACTTTGCTGTTCTCCTTTCCCCAGGCCGTGGCATGCGCCGAGGCCGGTGTCCGCCTGATCTCGCCATTCGTGGGCCGGATTTACGACTGGTACAAGCAAAGCACCGGCAAAGAATACCGGGGCGCCGAAGACCCGGGCGTGCAGTCGGTCAGCAAGATCTACCATTACTACAAAAAATTCGGCCACTCGACCGAAGTCATGGGGGCCAGCTTCCGTAATACCGGTGAGATCGTGGAGTTGGCGGGATGCGATCTGCTCACCATCAGCCCCAACCTTCTTGAACAACTGGCTAACAGCAGCGACCCGATCGAGCGAAAATTAGACCCGGAAAAAGCCAAGACGGCCAATCTTGACCGGGTCACGTTCGACGAAAAAACGTTCCGTTTCGAGTTCAACGAAGACCCGATGGCGGTGGAAAAGACGGCGGAAGGCATCCGGAAGTTTTCTGCCGACATTCGTAAACTCGAGAAGATCGTTGAATCCAAACTCTGA